One segment of Paenibacillus rhizovicinus DNA contains the following:
- a CDS encoding immunoglobulin-like domain-containing protein: MTVNAGADGNTATYADTPDGQKAWSLNTGTSKNGGPWDNLFTPSVATSGNLSDYRNGYFAFEMYVPNASFKLMQGNNWLVVVSDSNPAGDKFNTDSRLQLDVSGVANAAVGTWATVYAKLSSSSAVAGNFNDAWLDQVTRLAMHLQWDTSVPKTDVLIKNPRFQKSALGTNLSSSTVPALDVSTRTVTANAPANGQAVEFAISEGGTAPESGWVDGVQGQDGNGYSYSYAELPAADTYYVFARAKADGTYNFSGASARTTVTSIDEQTLVDGAAASLTWDTIKGNNASENDVKSQLSLPASIGTTNVAWSSDNAAISNSGSVNTLSNSGVDKTVVLTATITKGAASAAKTFTLTVKAVNAEVNAKAATYFPNANEGTNATAPDGNTAFKLGAGRIGAGAERMWDGRFINSSGDQNLLAYANQFFVFDMYVTSADLLNLNGNNWIAMAAGGNNVDTNSRLNLNVNEIKNGSVNGWTTVYAQLSAANSPNGFNPVNLDTVQAARLQMQWPAVPQGDIYIKNPRFQSTAESPRPIPAAVETTDDITVSSAAPANGQAVQFAINATGSTPADGDWKTGTLDAGVYAATFAKPAGSTYYAFARTAQDTQYPFAGTHTRVKLEHLTDSQAIADAAARLTWDTIKNANTNQSEVRTALTLPATGANGTAIAWSAAPAGIIDPATGSVTRDPDEDKAVTLTATITKGSETPVQVPFSLTVANSSKELAEVFVDFNDPDTFALSGDNAKLVGDGLDVSLSGDSSPVQSVTQNGTGAVKVGDFMYVIVNDPRLKHVNKVELAVEYWRPSAAGGIALHYNTIYPGTFSGYDAYRSASLPAAGSGNNWVTSKVVLNGANFAIGAQNQGAHFRFATAGAIIKSIRITEVPPTDAEAVQLAADALTWDAIKGANTRQDLVETDLTLAKTGSTGTGIAWTSSNDAVIDHDTGAVVRPAANATVTLTATISRAAAAPVVKPFTIVVRGTGAGTDEDAVNNMITKLTWDSIKGVNVSADNVSTNLVLPSMGENMTDIAWKTSNGALINAAGLIPTNRPDDGGPVTLTATVTRGPAAAPVTRTKTFELTVPDRYDYESYTRTAIVQANDAKDWAISDFNVLAYGAKSEATAKAEGLDAFDNREAFQAAINAAYNDGGGVVYVPAGTYAFRTETTGTVSVKSTTGNTNYDYKQVLNLRAGVQLRGEWDNPDAAGYDGKIDGTILAVYAGKGSANYDTYVDSDERENQTGGKKVANVSDRFIDMEQGTGVSNLSVWYPEQDLTAETEVEVRNEDGQKTGETETIKGIPYPWTFFQRTGNSATLDNVTLVNAWAGFISLPSEMHYVLNSKMTALYKGIVVHTCTDIGRIENVDMDPKYWANSGLDGAPSLADTRAYTRANAIGFMMHRSDWEYVSGLNVTGYKTGMWVGREPGGDESPNAQFYGLNIKDSQTGLYIDNANGFGLLISNSEFGGDTAVYFNERFETSVQFNGVDFKGPIVSNARGGVISFEDSTFDQYGNYALNFLNRGTALVSQSNFKQADKHAALGANFGTFKSVNSGYNLDIKSANLADHIKNLKLDVKADSTKTAVQIVNDAGYLFEPIPKNVKTDIEVQPRPASNAVLRVDLPRSLTADAPTVDISAELQDALNEVKAKHDGGTVYLPGGRYRLDHPVIVPEGVELRGTWDVQHHTAGGGTAIFTTYAGGDQGENGPSLIQLKAHAGLRGINITQANLTSVSLDNPDQTLKTPFLVQGQGAGVYAINLTIPIGDKGIDLASYKTDGHYVDYLGGTLLRAGIWVGGGSEGGFIRNMQLNPHYSLRLPGGQGYTAPSGDVYGFVQRYLSALKFSDVEDETIFNNFVYGSVYGIHFLKRDLGNGQFAYPGKLTIIGHGSDGCAYSLYVEDADENTKIIAINSELVNTNIATEPDRAYVKMGDAANTAKIDPKAELVLYNSAFWGSPSLAGALVNNGIVRFQQANFTQLPGNNPGIDVFGGQAHVYSSYFQPTKNGQNNNVYAKLREGGTSIELSNNYYASGLRNSTPASNPYGIYGSDLLAEPFVFGLKQDGTGQQFSFKYNVGGKTSSPGYLTLVAPTAYAEGFTPIKFNSLAAGEAVTVDIPDYVAGLLAFELRLDDGHVYTYTANLDEAYAEKASSAGADNPAKSAVTPTFEMDSKTNVTMGSWDGPQDLSAASRFAWDDSNLYAYIVVTDDVHFNSQTGGNIWKEDNLQLGIDLNNPASDSSTRNELGFALNNDGDEITYAWSRPSGANAPTAPITDIAAHITRDEASKTTIYDLKIPFNTLLKDPASKLANGRIGVAVMLNESDGSNESDGGRGTFEVESGQLKNSTLFTDLYLFGAGGYNELLEASARTSVAKAVASKSAADIAMARNFVTIMADGEAKTELLSSIDDISVASYTVTFKDWDGTILKSETVKRGEHATAPTQPTRKGYKFAGWSEDFTNVTSDMTVTAKYTAVPVTPSNPGNVSLPPTTTTDVDSDGNVTVSSTPTLKGSSNLAQTALSQTELDDAFALAAGKSARIKVSVAGIEHAQGYALGIPASWFKGDASRSIVIETPLGSVVVSSAMLNEAQLQGAGQTITIVVRQADKSGWSQRLIDEIGNHPALDLSVMMDDKVIAWNNSEAPVTISVPYTPTDSEKQHAEQLVVWYVDGNGSATPVANGRYDSATGQLVFQASHFSQYAVVYAAPKFSDLNYVAWAAKEIEALAARGIVEGTSATAFNPKTAISRGEFLAQLIRLLELDAAFKDSFADVPTSSPYYQELGIARALGIVEGVGGNKFLPETQISREDMAVILKRALDRIPGKLPLVQAKAIDAFKDGAKIAAYARDGVAYMLSVGLLQGNGDDTLNPKGSLTRAEAATILYRIYTQLP; encoded by the coding sequence TTGACCGTAAACGCGGGCGCGGACGGCAATACGGCGACCTACGCCGATACGCCGGACGGACAGAAAGCGTGGAGCTTGAACACCGGAACCTCCAAGAACGGAGGACCCTGGGATAACCTCTTTACGCCGAGCGTGGCGACTTCCGGCAACTTATCAGATTATAGAAACGGCTACTTCGCTTTCGAGATGTACGTGCCCAATGCGAGCTTCAAACTCATGCAAGGGAATAACTGGCTCGTCGTCGTAAGCGACAGTAATCCCGCCGGCGACAAGTTCAACACCGATTCCCGTCTCCAGCTGGATGTAAGCGGGGTCGCGAATGCCGCCGTGGGCACATGGGCAACGGTCTATGCGAAATTATCGTCGTCCAGCGCCGTGGCCGGGAACTTCAATGACGCCTGGCTGGACCAAGTAACCAGACTGGCGATGCATCTGCAATGGGATACGAGCGTCCCTAAGACCGACGTGCTCATCAAGAACCCGCGTTTTCAAAAAAGCGCGTTAGGCACGAACTTGTCTTCGTCGACGGTTCCCGCGCTTGACGTAAGCACAAGGACTGTAACGGCGAATGCGCCGGCTAACGGGCAAGCCGTGGAATTCGCAATAAGCGAAGGCGGGACCGCTCCCGAATCCGGTTGGGTGGACGGCGTTCAAGGTCAAGACGGTAACGGATATTCGTATTCATATGCCGAATTGCCCGCAGCAGACACCTACTATGTATTCGCGCGCGCGAAAGCGGACGGTACCTATAACTTCAGCGGTGCGTCTGCAAGAACTACCGTTACGTCCATTGACGAGCAAACATTGGTGGACGGGGCTGCGGCATCTCTGACATGGGATACCATTAAAGGGAATAACGCTTCGGAAAACGACGTGAAATCGCAGCTTAGTCTTCCGGCCTCGATCGGCACGACTAACGTAGCCTGGTCTTCGGACAACGCGGCAATTAGCAACAGCGGCAGCGTAAATACGTTATCTAATAGCGGCGTAGACAAAACCGTCGTACTCACGGCGACAATCACGAAGGGAGCTGCAAGCGCTGCGAAAACCTTTACGTTGACGGTAAAAGCCGTGAACGCGGAGGTCAACGCAAAGGCTGCGACGTATTTCCCTAATGCGAACGAGGGGACGAACGCTACGGCGCCGGACGGAAATACGGCATTCAAGCTGGGCGCCGGACGGATCGGCGCAGGCGCTGAACGGATGTGGGATGGCCGCTTCATCAATAGCAGCGGCGACCAGAATTTACTGGCATACGCGAATCAGTTTTTTGTATTCGATATGTATGTCACGAGTGCCGATCTCTTGAACTTAAACGGCAATAACTGGATTGCGATGGCCGCTGGCGGCAACAATGTGGACACCAATTCGCGTCTTAATCTGAATGTGAATGAAATCAAGAATGGCTCCGTTAACGGATGGACGACTGTATACGCGCAGTTATCGGCAGCCAATTCTCCGAATGGCTTCAATCCCGTAAACTTGGACACGGTACAGGCAGCGAGATTGCAAATGCAATGGCCGGCCGTTCCCCAAGGCGACATCTATATTAAGAACCCGCGCTTCCAGAGCACCGCGGAATCGCCAAGGCCGATTCCCGCAGCGGTCGAGACGACCGACGACATAACGGTATCGTCAGCAGCGCCGGCGAACGGCCAAGCCGTGCAGTTCGCGATCAACGCCACCGGCAGCACGCCTGCAGACGGCGACTGGAAGACGGGTACGCTCGATGCGGGCGTTTATGCCGCGACGTTTGCGAAACCTGCGGGCAGCACCTATTATGCGTTCGCGCGCACGGCTCAAGATACGCAATATCCGTTCGCAGGAACGCATACGAGAGTCAAATTGGAGCATCTCACCGACTCCCAAGCCATTGCGGACGCTGCAGCCCGCCTGACATGGGATACGATCAAGAATGCGAATACGAACCAATCCGAAGTCAGAACGGCGTTGACGCTTCCGGCAACGGGCGCGAACGGTACGGCTATCGCATGGTCGGCTGCACCGGCAGGCATCATTGATCCCGCAACGGGCAGCGTCACTCGCGATCCCGACGAGGACAAAGCCGTAACGCTTACGGCGACGATAACCAAGGGCAGCGAAACACCGGTTCAAGTCCCTTTCAGCTTGACCGTGGCCAATTCATCGAAAGAGCTTGCCGAAGTGTTCGTCGACTTCAACGATCCCGACACGTTCGCGCTATCCGGCGACAATGCCAAACTGGTAGGCGACGGTCTGGACGTCAGCCTGAGCGGCGACAGCAGTCCGGTGCAGAGCGTGACTCAGAACGGTACCGGCGCCGTGAAGGTCGGCGACTTCATGTACGTCATTGTAAACGACCCTCGACTTAAGCACGTTAACAAGGTCGAATTAGCGGTCGAATACTGGCGGCCTAGCGCAGCCGGCGGTATTGCCTTGCACTATAACACGATCTATCCCGGCACCTTCTCCGGGTACGACGCCTATCGGTCGGCCAGCCTCCCGGCGGCAGGGAGCGGGAACAATTGGGTGACCTCGAAGGTTGTGCTGAACGGAGCTAATTTCGCGATCGGCGCGCAAAATCAAGGCGCGCACTTCCGATTCGCCACAGCCGGAGCCATCATTAAGAGCATCCGAATCACCGAAGTGCCTCCGACGGATGCGGAAGCCGTTCAGCTTGCTGCGGACGCACTGACTTGGGACGCGATCAAGGGCGCGAATACCAGGCAAGATCTGGTTGAAACCGACTTGACGCTCGCGAAGACAGGTTCGACGGGAACCGGCATCGCCTGGACATCTTCCAATGACGCGGTCATCGATCACGACACCGGCGCAGTCGTGCGTCCGGCAGCCAACGCGACCGTGACGCTCACGGCGACCATAAGCAGGGCGGCGGCTGCGCCGGTCGTGAAACCATTTACGATCGTCGTTCGCGGAACGGGTGCCGGTACCGACGAGGATGCCGTAAATAACATGATTACCAAACTGACATGGGATTCGATCAAAGGCGTCAACGTTTCCGCGGACAATGTGTCGACGAACTTAGTTCTTCCGTCGATGGGCGAGAACATGACGGACATTGCATGGAAGACATCCAACGGGGCCCTCATTAACGCTGCTGGCCTGATCCCGACCAACCGTCCGGACGACGGCGGTCCTGTCACGCTTACGGCAACGGTAACTAGAGGCCCGGCTGCCGCTCCCGTAACCCGGACGAAAACCTTTGAGCTGACCGTTCCGGACAGATACGATTACGAAAGCTACACGAGAACGGCGATCGTTCAGGCGAACGACGCGAAGGATTGGGCAATCTCCGACTTTAACGTACTGGCTTACGGCGCGAAATCGGAAGCGACGGCCAAAGCGGAAGGCTTGGATGCATTCGATAACCGAGAAGCTTTCCAAGCGGCGATCAACGCGGCGTACAATGACGGCGGAGGCGTCGTCTATGTTCCGGCGGGAACGTATGCGTTCCGTACCGAAACCACCGGCACCGTAAGCGTTAAGAGCACGACCGGCAATACGAACTACGACTATAAACAAGTTTTGAATTTGCGGGCAGGCGTACAGCTCCGCGGCGAATGGGATAACCCGGATGCGGCCGGTTACGATGGTAAAATCGACGGAACCATTCTCGCCGTGTATGCCGGCAAGGGCAGCGCCAATTACGACACGTACGTGGACTCCGACGAGAGAGAGAATCAGACGGGCGGCAAGAAAGTCGCCAACGTGTCCGATCGGTTCATCGACATGGAGCAGGGCACGGGCGTATCCAACCTTTCCGTCTGGTATCCCGAGCAGGATCTTACTGCCGAGACCGAAGTGGAAGTGAGGAACGAAGACGGCCAGAAGACAGGGGAAACGGAAACCATCAAGGGCATTCCGTATCCATGGACGTTCTTCCAGCGAACAGGAAACAGCGCAACGCTCGATAACGTTACGCTGGTGAATGCTTGGGCGGGCTTCATTTCCCTGCCGAGCGAAATGCATTACGTGCTGAACAGCAAGATGACGGCGCTCTACAAGGGCATCGTGGTGCACACCTGCACGGATATCGGACGGATCGAGAACGTGGACATGGACCCGAAATACTGGGCGAATTCCGGACTTGACGGCGCCCCTTCCCTTGCGGATACGAGAGCATACACGAGAGCGAACGCGATCGGATTCATGATGCACCGTTCAGACTGGGAATACGTATCCGGGCTCAACGTTACCGGGTATAAGACGGGGATGTGGGTCGGAAGGGAACCGGGCGGCGACGAATCTCCGAATGCCCAGTTCTACGGATTGAATATCAAAGACAGTCAAACCGGGCTCTATATCGATAACGCCAACGGTTTTGGCTTGCTGATCTCGAATTCGGAATTCGGAGGCGACACGGCCGTTTATTTCAACGAGCGGTTCGAAACTTCCGTTCAATTCAACGGCGTTGACTTCAAAGGCCCGATCGTAAGCAACGCCAGAGGCGGAGTCATCTCCTTCGAGGACAGCACGTTCGACCAATATGGCAATTACGCGCTGAACTTCCTGAACCGAGGCACTGCCTTGGTCAGCCAGAGCAACTTCAAACAAGCTGACAAACATGCGGCTCTCGGAGCTAATTTCGGAACGTTCAAATCGGTAAACTCCGGTTATAACCTTGACATCAAGAGCGCCAACCTTGCCGATCACATCAAGAACCTTAAGCTTGACGTTAAGGCTGACAGTACCAAAACCGCGGTGCAAATCGTAAACGATGCGGGTTATCTGTTCGAACCGATTCCGAAGAACGTCAAAACGGATATTGAGGTACAACCGAGGCCGGCATCAAACGCAGTGCTTAGAGTCGACCTCCCGCGCTCGTTAACGGCCGACGCGCCGACCGTGGACATCTCCGCTGAATTGCAGGACGCGCTTAACGAGGTGAAAGCCAAGCATGACGGCGGCACTGTATATTTGCCTGGGGGAAGATATCGGCTGGATCATCCGGTCATCGTTCCCGAAGGCGTTGAACTGCGAGGAACATGGGATGTTCAGCACCATACGGCAGGCGGCGGCACGGCGATATTCACAACCTACGCCGGCGGCGATCAGGGAGAGAACGGCCCCTCGCTGATTCAGCTTAAGGCACATGCAGGTCTTAGAGGAATTAACATTACGCAGGCGAATCTAACCAGCGTTAGCCTGGATAACCCTGATCAAACGCTAAAAACGCCGTTCTTGGTGCAGGGACAGGGAGCAGGCGTATATGCAATCAACTTAACGATTCCGATCGGGGATAAAGGCATCGATCTCGCTTCTTATAAAACCGACGGGCATTACGTGGATTATTTAGGCGGTACGCTCTTGAGAGCCGGCATCTGGGTCGGCGGAGGCTCGGAAGGCGGATTCATCCGAAACATGCAGCTTAATCCGCATTATTCCTTGAGACTTCCAGGAGGTCAAGGCTATACGGCGCCTTCCGGCGACGTGTACGGATTCGTGCAAAGATACCTCAGCGCGCTCAAGTTCTCCGATGTGGAAGACGAGACGATCTTCAACAACTTCGTGTACGGTTCGGTATACGGCATACACTTCCTGAAGAGAGACTTGGGGAACGGCCAATTCGCCTATCCTGGCAAACTGACGATCATCGGCCACGGCTCGGACGGATGCGCGTACTCGTTGTACGTCGAAGACGCGGACGAGAACACCAAAATCATCGCGATCAATTCGGAATTGGTGAATACGAACATCGCGACGGAGCCGGACAGAGCGTATGTCAAAATGGGCGATGCGGCGAATACCGCCAAAATCGACCCTAAAGCGGAGCTGGTCCTTTACAACAGCGCGTTCTGGGGAAGCCCGAGCCTTGCGGGAGCACTGGTCAATAACGGGATCGTACGCTTCCAGCAAGCCAACTTCACGCAGCTTCCCGGCAACAATCCGGGTATCGACGTATTCGGCGGTCAAGCGCATGTATATTCCTCTTACTTCCAGCCGACCAAGAACGGCCAGAACAATAATGTGTATGCCAAGCTTCGAGAAGGCGGCACGTCGATCGAGCTTAGCAACAATTATTACGCATCCGGTTTGAGGAACAGCACCCCGGCCAGCAACCCGTACGGCATTTACGGATCGGATTTGTTGGCGGAACCGTTCGTATTCGGACTTAAACAGGATGGTACCGGACAGCAATTCAGCTTTAAGTATAATGTCGGAGGAAAAACTTCCTCGCCTGGGTATCTGACGCTTGTTGCTCCTACGGCTTACGCGGAGGGGTTCACTCCGATCAAGTTTAACTCGCTTGCGGCCGGTGAAGCGGTAACCGTGGATATACCGGATTATGTCGCAGGCTTGCTCGCCTTCGAGCTTCGTCTTGACGATGGCCATGTCTACACCTATACTGCTAATTTGGATGAAGCGTATGCGGAGAAAGCAAGCTCGGCGGGTGCGGATAATCCGGCCAAGAGCGCTGTAACTCCGACGTTCGAGATGGATTCCAAAACCAATGTGACGATGGGATCTTGGGACGGCCCGCAAGACCTCAGCGCAGCATCGCGTTTCGCTTGGGACGACAGCAACTTATATGCGTACATTGTTGTCACCGACGACGTGCACTTCAACAGCCAAACCGGCGGCAACATATGGAAAGAAGATAATTTGCAGCTGGGCATTGATTTAAACAATCCTGCATCCGACAGTTCGACTCGCAACGAGCTTGGATTCGCTCTCAACAATGACGGCGACGAGATCACCTATGCGTGGAGTCGTCCATCGGGAGCCAATGCGCCGACGGCTCCGATAACGGATATCGCGGCCCATATTACGCGGGACGAAGCGTCCAAAACGACGATTTACGATTTGAAAATCCCGTTTAACACGCTGCTCAAAGATCCTGCTTCGAAGCTCGCGAACGGAAGAATCGGCGTAGCGGTCATGCTTAACGAATCGGACGGCTCGAATGAATCCGACGGCGGCAGAGGCACGTTCGAAGTCGAGAGCGGGCAATTAAAGAACTCAACGTTATTTACGGATTTGTATCTGTTCGGCGCTGGCGGATACAATGAATTGCTTGAAGCCTCGGCAAGAACTTCCGTTGCGAAAGCGGTCGCGTCTAAGTCCGCGGCGGATATCGCTATGGCCCGCAACTTTGTCACTATTATGGCAGACGGCGAGGCGAAGACGGAGCTGTTGAGCAGTATCGATGATATCTCCGTCGCGTCGTATACCGTCACGTTCAAGGACTGGGATGGAACGATCCTGAAGTCGGAAACGGTGAAGCGCGGGGAGCATGCAACCGCGCCGACGCAGCCGACGCGGAAAGGATACAAATTCGCGGGATGGAGCGAAGACTTCACGAATGTAACGTCGGATATGACCGTTACGGCGAAGTATACTGCCGTGCCCGTAACGCCGAGCAATCCAGGGAACGTTTCGTTGCCGCCAACTACGACAACAGATGTAGATAGCGATGGAAACGTCACGGTGAGCTCGACGCCTACGTTGAAAGGTTCTTCCAATCTTGCGCAAACCGCCTTGTCCCAGACCGAGCTTGACGATGCTTTTGCATTGGCGGCTGGCAAGTCTGCGCGGATCAAAGTAAGCGTAGCCGGTATTGAACATGCGCAAGGCTATGCATTAGGTATTCCTGCCTCTTGGTTCAAAGGGGACGCAAGCAGATCGATCGTGATCGAAACGCCGTTAGGCTCGGTTGTCGTGTCGAGCGCGATGCTGAACGAGGCTCAATTGCAGGGCGCCGGACAGACGATAACCATCGTCGTGCGCCAAGCGGATAAGAGCGGATGGAGTCAACGGCTTATCGACGAGATCGGCAATCATCCGGCATTGGATCTGTCGGTCATGATGGACGACAAGGTAATCGCTTGGAACAACAGCGAAGCGCCGGTTACGATCAGCGTGCCGTATACGCCGACAGACTCGGAGAAGCAGCATGCCGAACAGCTTGTAGTCTGGTACGTCGACGGTAATGGCAGCGCAACGCCGGTTGCTAACGGCAGATATGACAGCGCAACGGGGCAGCTCGTGTTCCAAGCCTCGCACTTTAGCCAGTATGCGGTCGTATACGCAGCGCCAAAGTTCAGCGACTTGAACTATGTAGCGTGGGCAGCCAAGGAAATCGAAGCGTTGGCAGCCAGAGGCATCGTGGAGGGGACGTCGGCAACGGCCTTCAATCCGAAGACTGCCATCAGCAGAGGAGAATTCCTCGCCCAGTTGATCAGGCTTCTTGAGCTGGATGCCGCATTCAAGGACAGCTTCGCCGACGTGCCGACAAGCTCGCCTTATTACCAAGAGCTTGGCATCGCCCGCGCGCTTGGCATCGTTGAAGGCGTCGGCGGGAATAAGTTCTTGCCGGAAACGCAGATCAGCAGAGAAGATATGGCCGTCATTCTGAAGCGTGCACTTGATCGTATCCCTGGCAAGCTGCCGCTCGTGCAGGCCAAGGCAATCGACGCATTCAAGGACGGTGCGAAGATAGCCGCTTATGCAAGAGATGGCGTGGCCTATATGCTTAGCGTCGGTTTGCTTCAAGGAAACGGGGACGACACCTTGAATCCGAAGGGCAGCCTGACTCGCGCGGAAGCAGCGACGATCTTGTATCGCATTTATACGCAATTACCTTAA
- a CDS encoding cache domain-containing sensor histidine kinase produces the protein MNKASLMLFSSLRNKMILLFLAITVFPFIVFSSYAHTKSVEGIKYANTTFSLSYLEQAKINVETYLDQLNGQINDLIGDKSLQQLLVRPPQSAQEEGAFAVNMLSIVYQKKVQFDAMQLHVYPLDPSLYPTYMRTLGESTKIGGEAWFREAKDSVVPSWHLTENQGKNASPLLSYVKTFTGLHDRAPRGIVVIDLAEDHLRRFFTPSDRMQGQRFLIVDRQGLILFDSSQNEWTGQALPSRELLDLRDREPEGTETLAVHGKNQLTTFVRMDSKPWTIVSLTPMSALTHPVSEMNRVMFLFLVVYVICSIGLVIHITLHFTQPVFRLVRLMRKLEDGDFDLTIPHQTRKDEIGLLYSGFGRIVRTIESLIAQSTQAERNKKELEFQVLSHQINPHFLYNTLESIRWKAENHGRSDIGEMVSTLGNLLRLSLNQGKDITTVGREVEQVKAYVQIEQARIGRPLRVMYFFDDEVLGMPFMRLLLQPLVENAIQHSIRGNFDKGKVILSGYVEEQDIVIEVTDNGKGIPAAVLQQLDAEPADKKTAGRNGVGLRNVNERLKIYFGNDYKLRIDTGEGKGTKITIRHPVRDSPEDSSEDVPETVSKTVSKTVSKTVSKAAKAQ, from the coding sequence ATGAATAAAGCGTCCTTGATGTTGTTCTCGTCCCTGCGCAACAAAATGATTCTGTTGTTCTTGGCGATCACGGTCTTTCCGTTCATCGTATTCTCGTCGTATGCGCACACGAAGTCGGTCGAAGGGATCAAATATGCCAATACGACCTTCTCCTTAAGTTACTTGGAACAGGCGAAAATCAACGTGGAGACGTATCTGGACCAATTGAACGGCCAAATCAATGATCTGATCGGCGACAAGTCGCTCCAGCAGCTGTTGGTGCGCCCGCCGCAGAGCGCGCAAGAAGAAGGGGCTTTCGCGGTGAACATGCTCAGCATCGTTTATCAGAAAAAAGTCCAATTCGATGCGATGCAGCTGCACGTCTATCCGCTCGATCCGTCCCTCTACCCCACCTATATGCGAACATTGGGAGAGTCGACGAAAATCGGCGGGGAAGCGTGGTTCCGGGAAGCGAAGGACAGCGTCGTGCCATCGTGGCATCTGACGGAGAATCAGGGGAAGAACGCCAGTCCCCTCCTTTCGTACGTCAAGACGTTTACGGGGCTGCACGATCGCGCGCCACGGGGCATCGTGGTCATCGATTTGGCCGAAGACCATCTCAGGCGGTTCTTCACCCCGTCCGACCGGATGCAGGGCCAGCGGTTTCTGATCGTCGACCGGCAAGGCTTGATCTTGTTCGATTCGTCCCAGAATGAATGGACGGGCCAAGCCCTGCCTTCGCGGGAGCTGTTGGATCTGCGCGATAGGGAACCGGAAGGTACGGAGACGTTAGCCGTTCATGGCAAGAATCAGTTGACGACGTTCGTTCGCATGGACAGCAAGCCGTGGACGATCGTCAGTTTGACCCCGATGAGCGCGCTCACGCATCCGGTCTCGGAGATGAACCGGGTGATGTTCTTGTTTCTGGTCGTCTACGTGATTTGCTCCATCGGACTCGTCATCCATATCACGCTGCATTTTACGCAGCCTGTCTTCCGGCTTGTCCGCCTGATGCGGAAGCTGGAGGACGGAGACTTCGATCTGACGATTCCGCACCAAACCCGCAAAGACGAGATCGGCTTGCTGTATAGCGGATTCGGCAGAATCGTGCGGACCATCGAAAGCTTGATCGCGCAGTCCACGCAAGCGGAACGCAACAAGAAGGAACTGGAGTTTCAAGTGCTCAGCCATCAGATCAATCCGCATTTTCTGTACAATACGCTGGAGTCGATCCGGTGGAAGGCGGAGAATCACGGACGTTCCGACATCGGGGAGATGGTATCCACGCTCGGGAATTTACTGCGCCTAAGCTTGAACCAAGGCAAGGACATCACGACGGTCGGACGCGAAGTCGAACAGGTGAAGGCTTACGTGCAGATCGAACAAGCCCGGATCGGGAGACCGCTGCGGGTGATGTATTTCTTCGATGACGAGGTGCTCGGGATGCCGTTCATGCGGCTGCTTCTGCAACCGCTCGTGGAGAATGCGATTCAGCACAGCATTCGCGGCAACTTCGATAAGGGCAAAGTGATTCTATCCGGCTACGTGGAGGAGCAGGATATCGTCATCGAAGTCACGGATAACGGCAAAGGAATTCCGGCAGCGGTCTTGCAGCAGCTGGATGCGGAGCCGGCCGATAAGAAGACGGCGGGGCGCAATGGCGTCGGCTTGCGCAATGTGAACGAGCGGCTGAAAATTTACTTCGGCAACGACTACAAGCTGCGAATCGACACCGGCGAAGGCAAAGGGACGAAGATTACGATTCGACACCCCGTCCGGGATAGCCCGGAGGATAGCTCGGAGGATGTCCCGGAGACTGTCTCGAAAACTGTCTCGAAAACTGTCTCGAAAACTGTCTCGAAGGCAGCGAAAGCACAATAA